Proteins encoded together in one Helicobacter pylori window:
- the secA gene encoding preprotein translocase subunit SecA, which produces MIKAIIGKIIGTRNDRWIKQYKKKVLAINALEPTYEKMSDDELQNAFEELKKRVRSTEKDLQEKTLLEVLPESFAITREASKRILKMRHFDVQLIGGMVLNDGKIAEMKTGEGKTLVATLAVALNALKGESVYVITVNDYLAHRDSKEMEPLYHFLGYSVGTITASVRDDDERLEIYSKDIVYGTNNEFGFDYLRDNMKYSLEHKVQKSHAFAIVDEVDSILIDEARTPLIISGPVDRRMENYNKADEVAKSMQVEVDFTIDEKNRAILITEEGIKKAENLFGVDNLYKIENAALSHHLDQALKANYLFFIDKDYIVANNEVVIVDEFTGRLSEGRRFSEGLHQALEAKEGVSIKEESQTLADITFQNYFRMFSKLAGMTGTAQTEATEFLEIYNLEVVSIPTNLAIKRKDLNDLIYKSEKEKFDAVILKIKELHDKGQPVLVGTASIEKSETLHALLKKERIPHTVLNAKQHTKEAEIIKDAGLKGAVTIATNMAGRGVDIKLTDEIKELGGLYIIGTERHESRRIDNQLRGRSGRQGDPGTSQFYLSLEDNLLRIFGSDRIKGVMEKLGLKDGEHIESKLVTRAVENAQKKVENLHFESRKHLLEYDDVANEQRKSVYKFRDELLDVNYDISAKIAENREYALNQIFSKLKAFDHQNLSEEELLRLKNILKEDFNAHVRLEDLKKASPIENFVAEKLKSDYENKMKVLDSEQRSRIERIVYLQILDNAWREHLYTMDNLKTGINLRGYNQKDPLVEYKKESYNLFLELIEDIKIEAIKTFSKIQFENEQDSSDAERYLDNFSEEREHESVTYRHEEALDEDLNVAMKAFAKTPKRNEPCPCGSGKKYKDCCAKSGPKKGLFAK; this is translated from the coding sequence ATGATAAAAGCAATAATTGGAAAAATCATTGGCACCAGAAACGATCGCTGGATCAAACAATACAAAAAAAAAGTCCTAGCCATCAACGCCTTAGAGCCTACTTATGAAAAAATGAGCGATGATGAGCTGCAAAACGCTTTTGAAGAATTAAAAAAACGCGTGCGATCCACAGAAAAAGATTTGCAAGAAAAAACCCTTTTAGAAGTCCTACCAGAAAGTTTTGCAATCACCAGAGAAGCGAGCAAAAGGATCTTAAAGATGCGCCATTTTGATGTGCAACTCATTGGGGGCATGGTCTTAAACGATGGCAAAATCGCTGAAATGAAAACCGGCGAGGGTAAGACTTTAGTCGCTACTTTAGCGGTGGCTTTGAACGCTTTAAAGGGCGAGAGCGTGTATGTAATAACCGTTAATGATTACCTAGCCCATAGGGATTCTAAAGAAATGGAGCCGTTGTATCATTTCTTAGGTTATAGCGTAGGCACGATCACTGCGAGCGTGCGAGACGATGATGAACGCTTGGAAATTTATTCTAAAGACATTGTTTATGGCACTAATAATGAATTTGGCTTTGATTATCTAAGGGATAACATGAAATATTCTTTAGAGCATAAGGTGCAAAAATCCCATGCATTCGCTATTGTTGATGAAGTGGATTCCATTTTGATTGATGAAGCCAGAACCCCTTTAATCATTTCAGGGCCTGTGGATAGGCGCATGGAAAATTACAACAAGGCTGATGAAGTCGCTAAAAGCATGCAAGTGGAAGTGGATTTCACCATAGATGAAAAAAACCGCGCGATTTTAATCACTGAAGAGGGGATTAAAAAAGCCGAAAACCTCTTTGGCGTGGATAATTTATACAAGATTGAAAACGCCGCCTTATCGCACCATTTAGACCAGGCTTTGAAAGCGAATTACCTCTTTTTTATTGATAAAGATTATATTGTAGCCAATAATGAAGTGGTGATTGTGGATGAATTTACCGGCCGCTTATCTGAGGGGAGGCGCTTTAGTGAGGGCTTGCATCAGGCTTTAGAGGCTAAAGAGGGCGTGAGCATTAAAGAAGAGAGCCAAACCTTAGCCGATATTACTTTCCAAAATTATTTCAGGATGTTTTCTAAACTCGCTGGCATGACAGGCACGGCTCAAACCGAAGCCACAGAATTTTTAGAAATCTATAATTTAGAAGTGGTGTCTATCCCTACTAATTTAGCGATCAAGCGCAAAGATTTGAACGATTTGATCTATAAGAGTGAAAAAGAAAAATTTGATGCCGTGATTCTTAAGATTAAAGAATTGCACGATAAGGGACAGCCGGTTTTAGTCGGCACGGCCAGCATTGAAAAGAGTGAAACCTTGCACGCTTTACTCAAAAAAGAACGCATCCCTCACACCGTTTTAAACGCCAAGCAACACACCAAAGAAGCTGAAATCATCAAAGACGCCGGGCTTAAAGGGGCGGTTACGATTGCGACTAACATGGCAGGCAGGGGCGTTGATATTAAACTCACTGATGAAATTAAAGAACTTGGGGGGCTGTATATCATTGGCACTGAAAGGCATGAGAGCCGCAGGATTGACAACCAATTAAGGGGGCGAAGCGGGCGCCAAGGCGATCCGGGAACAAGCCAATTTTATTTGAGTTTAGAAGACAATCTGTTACGCATTTTTGGGAGCGATAGGATTAAGGGGGTGATGGAAAAATTAGGGCTTAAAGACGGCGAACACATTGAATCAAAGCTTGTTACAAGAGCGGTGGAAAACGCGCAAAAAAAAGTGGAGAACTTGCATTTTGAAAGCCGTAAGCATTTGTTGGAATACGATGATGTCGCTAATGAGCAACGAAAAAGCGTGTATAAATTTAGAGATGAATTATTAGATGTCAATTACGATATTAGCGCTAAAATCGCTGAAAACAGAGAATACGCGCTCAATCAAATCTTTTCTAAACTCAAAGCCTTTGACCATCAAAACCTGTCTGAAGAGGAACTTTTAAGGCTTAAAAACATCTTAAAAGAAGATTTTAACGCTCATGTTAGATTAGAAGATTTAAAAAAAGCCTCCCCTATTGAAAATTTTGTCGCTGAAAAATTAAAAAGCGATTATGAAAACAAAATGAAAGTTTTGGATAGCGAACAAAGAAGCCGGATTGAGCGCATCGTGTATTTGCAGATTTTAGACAACGCATGGCGAGAGCACCTTTACACGATGGATAATCTCAAAACCGGTATTAATTTAAGAGGTTATAACCAAAAAGACCCTCTTGTAGAATACAAAAAAGAGAGTTACAACCTTTTCTTAGAACTCATTGAAGACATTAAAATAGAAGCGATCAAAACCTTTTCTAAGATCCAGTTTGAAAATGAGCAAGATTCTAGCGATGCGGAGCGTTATTTGGATAATTTTAGCGAAGAAAGAGAGCATGAGAGCGTAACTTACCGCCATGAAGAAGCCTTAGATGAAGATTTGAATGTGGCCATGAAAGCTTTCGCTAAAACCCCTAAAAGAAACGAGCCTTGCCCTTGTGGGAGCGGCAAAAAATATAAAGATTGTTGCGCTAAAAGCGGGCCTAAAAAGGGCTTATTTGCCAAATAG
- a CDS encoding ABC transporter permease: MPNRSLIFFLIKRYLRFDKSQPFISITALLAFFGVAVGVMVLIVAMAIMNGMSKEFEKKLFVMNYPLTLYTTSPYGISEEVVQALEKKFPNLLFSPYLQTQSLIKSAHSMNGGVVFGVDFSKERRINEVLNDALKNINENDLFKNPFNLIVGKSLRYSLNLDLNQKADLFFTELEPTGLTLSPIMKRFTIKGDFDSGLKSYDMSYMYASLQTISAIRRLPLGLYDGVHVYSKTPMKDIENLRNALKTINHHGIGIEGWWQQNGNFFSAMELEKRALFIVLMLIILMASLNIISSLLMVVMNRRKEIALLFSMGSSQKEIQKTFFYLGNIIGLGGVALGVVLAFISMYLLSVFPIISLPTDVYGINTLPLDLSLMDFTLTLIGSVIIVALSSYYPSKKASTIDALSVLRNE; this comes from the coding sequence TTGCCAAATAGATCCTTAATCTTTTTCCTTATCAAGCGTTATTTGCGTTTTGATAAAAGCCAGCCTTTTATTAGTATCACTGCTTTGTTAGCTTTTTTTGGCGTGGCGGTTGGCGTGATGGTTTTAATTGTGGCTATGGCGATCATGAACGGCATGAGTAAGGAATTTGAAAAAAAGCTTTTTGTGATGAACTACCCCTTAACGCTCTATACCACAAGCCCTTATGGGATCAGCGAAGAAGTGGTTCAAGCTTTGGAAAAAAAGTTCCCCAATTTGCTTTTTAGCCCCTATTTGCAAACCCAAAGCCTGATTAAAAGCGCGCATTCCATGAATGGTGGCGTGGTGTTTGGGGTTGATTTTTCTAAAGAAAGGCGCATCAATGAAGTTTTAAACGACGCTTTAAAAAACATTAATGAAAACGATCTCTTCAAAAACCCTTTTAATTTGATCGTGGGGAAAAGCTTGAGATACAGCTTGAATTTAGATCTCAATCAAAAAGCCGATTTGTTTTTCACCGAGTTAGAGCCAACCGGTCTCACGCTCTCCCCTATCATGAAACGCTTTACTATCAAAGGCGATTTTGATTCAGGGCTAAAATCCTATGACATGAGCTACATGTATGCTAGCCTTCAAACTATAAGCGCGATCAGGAGGTTACCTTTAGGGCTTTATGATGGGGTGCATGTCTATTCTAAAACGCCCATGAAGGATATTGAAAATTTACGCAACGCTTTAAAAACCATCAACCACCATGGCATAGGCATTGAAGGGTGGTGGCAACAAAACGGGAATTTTTTCTCGGCTATGGAATTAGAAAAAAGAGCGTTATTCATTGTGCTCATGCTCATTATCTTAATGGCGTCTTTGAATATCATCAGCTCGCTTTTAATGGTGGTGATGAACAGGCGTAAAGAAATCGCCCTACTCTTTAGCATGGGGAGCAGTCAAAAAGAAATCCAAAAAACCTTTTTTTATTTGGGTAATATCATTGGTTTAGGCGGTGTGGCGCTTGGGGTGGTTTTAGCGTTTATAAGCATGTATCTTTTAAGCGTGTTCCCTATCATCTCGCTCCCAACAGATGTCTATGGCATCAATACTTTGCCTTTAGATTTGTCTTTAATGGATTTTACGCTCACTCTCATAGGCTCTGTGATTATCGTAGCCCTTTCTTCTTATTACCCGTCTAAAAAAGCTTCTACTATTGACGCTTTAAGCGTGTTAAGGAATGAATAA
- a CDS encoding menaquinone biosynthesis protein — protein sequence MRFGKIDYLNMLPFDVFIKSYPTPCYFKQFLRLKKTYPSKLNESFLFRRIDAGFISSIAGYPFALCSYSLGIVAYKEVLSVLVVNRENAFDKESASSNALSKALGLKGEVLIGNKALQFYYSNPKKDFIDLAALWYEKKRLPFVFGRLCYYQNKDFYKRLSLAFKHQKTKIPYYILKEAALKTNLKRQDILNYLQKIYYTLGKKEQSGLKAFYRELLFKRIQKPKRF from the coding sequence GTGCGTTTTGGTAAAATTGATTATTTGAACATGCTCCCTTTTGATGTGTTTATCAAATCCTACCCCACCCCTTGTTATTTCAAGCAATTCTTGCGGCTTAAAAAAACCTACCCCTCCAAACTCAATGAGAGTTTTTTATTCAGGCGCATTGATGCGGGGTTTATTTCTTCTATCGCTGGCTATCCATTCGCTCTTTGTTCTTATTCTTTAGGCATTGTCGCTTATAAGGAAGTTTTAAGCGTGTTGGTTGTAAATAGAGAAAATGCTTTTGATAAAGAAAGCGCTTCTTCAAACGCCCTCTCTAAAGCGTTAGGGTTAAAAGGCGAAGTTTTAATCGGCAATAAAGCGCTGCAATTTTATTATTCCAACCCCAAAAAAGATTTTATAGATTTAGCCGCTCTGTGGTATGAAAAAAAACGCTTGCCGTTTGTTTTTGGGCGTTTGTGCTATTATCAAAACAAGGATTTTTACAAGCGTTTGTCTTTAGCCTTCAAACATCAAAAAACAAAAATCCCTTACTACATCCTTAAAGAAGCCGCTTTGAAAACCAACTTGAAACGCCAAGACATTCTAAACTACTTGCAAAAAATTTACTACACTTTAGGCAAAAAGGAACAATCGGGCCTTAAAGCGTTCTATCGTGAATTGTTGTTCAAACGCATTCAAAAACCCAAGCGGTTTTAG
- a CDS encoding tyrosine--tRNA ligase — MEQKISVALKEIKRGANEIIGLEYIEKLVRKYYETNERFIVKAGFDPTAPDLHLGHTVLIQKLALLQQYGARVKFLIGDFTAMIGDPTGKNETRKPLNREQVLENAKTYEEQIYKILDQKHTEVCFNSTWLDTLGTKGMIELCAKFSVARMLERDDFAKRYKENRPISIVEFLYPLLQGYDSVAMGADIELGGNDQKFNLLVGRFLQRAYGLNKEQSVITMPLLEGLDGVQKMSKSLGNYVGITEEPNAMFGKIMSVSDDLMWRYYTLLSAKTLEEIEDLKHGILHQTLHPKAVKEDLAGEIVARYYDNDQAFKAKEQFSKVFSANLLPEILSESDFDEGVGILDVLKQIGFCPSTSQARRDIQGGGVKINQEVIKNESYRFVKGNYVIQLGKKRFMKLNIN, encoded by the coding sequence ATGGAACAAAAAATCAGTGTGGCCTTAAAAGAGATCAAAAGAGGCGCTAATGAAATCATTGGATTAGAATATATTGAAAAGCTGGTTAGGAAATATTATGAAACCAATGAACGCTTTATCGTTAAAGCCGGGTTTGATCCTACTGCTCCCGATTTGCATTTAGGGCATACGGTATTGATCCAAAAATTGGCTTTGTTGCAGCAATATGGGGCTAGGGTTAAGTTTTTGATTGGGGATTTTACCGCTATGATAGGCGATCCTACGGGGAAAAATGAAACGAGAAAACCCCTAAACCGGGAGCAAGTCTTAGAAAACGCTAAAACTTATGAAGAGCAAATCTATAAAATTTTAGATCAAAAACACACCGAAGTGTGCTTTAATTCCACTTGGTTGGATACTTTAGGCACAAAGGGCATGATAGAATTGTGCGCGAAGTTTTCAGTCGCTAGAATGCTAGAAAGGGACGATTTTGCTAAACGCTATAAAGAAAACCGCCCCATTAGCATCGTGGAATTTTTATACCCTTTGTTGCAAGGCTATGATTCAGTGGCGATGGGTGCGGATATTGAGCTTGGGGGCAATGATCAAAAGTTTAATTTGTTGGTGGGGCGCTTTTTGCAACGAGCTTACGGCTTGAATAAAGAGCAGTCTGTCATCACCATGCCTTTGTTAGAGGGGCTTGATGGGGTGCAAAAAATGAGTAAAAGCTTGGGGAATTATGTGGGGATCACTGAAGAGCCTAACGCGATGTTTGGGAAGATCATGAGCGTGAGCGATGATCTCATGTGGCGCTATTATACCCTTTTGAGCGCTAAGACTTTAGAAGAAATTGAAGACTTAAAACATGGTATTTTACACCAAACCTTACACCCTAAAGCCGTTAAAGAGGATCTCGCTGGTGAAATCGTGGCTCGTTATTATGATAATGATCAAGCATTCAAGGCTAAAGAGCAATTTTCTAAAGTGTTTAGTGCAAACCTTTTGCCTGAAATTTTATCAGAGAGCGATTTTGATGAAGGGGTTGGGATTTTAGATGTGTTAAAACAGATTGGCTTTTGCCCATCCACTTCACAAGCCAGGCGTGATATTCAAGGGGGAGGGGTAAAGATTAATCAAGAAGTGATAAAAAATGAGAGTTATCGTTTTGTTAAAGGAAATTATGTTATACAGCTTGGTAAGAAAAGATTTATGAAATTAAATATTAACTAA
- a CDS encoding UMP kinase — MQAKIKNKRVLVKFSGEALAGDNQFGIDIHVLDHIAKEIKSLVENDIEVGIVIGGGNIIRGVSAAQGGIIRRTSGDYMGMLATVINAVAMQEALEHIGLDTRVQSAIEIKEICESYIYRKAIRHLEKGRVVIFGAGTGNPFFTTDTAATLRAIEIGSDLIIKATKVDGIYDKDPNKFKDAKKLDTLSYNDALIGDIEVMDDTAISLAKDNKLPIVVCNMFKKGNLLQVIKHQQGVFSMVK; from the coding sequence ATGCAAGCAAAGATAAAAAACAAACGGGTTTTGGTGAAATTTTCTGGGGAAGCGTTAGCTGGGGACAACCAGTTTGGGATTGACATTCATGTGTTAGATCACATCGCTAAAGAGATCAAAAGCTTAGTGGAAAACGATATTGAAGTGGGTATTGTGATTGGTGGAGGCAATATCATTAGGGGGGTTAGCGCGGCTCAAGGGGGGATTATCAGGCGCACCAGTGGGGATTATATGGGCATGTTAGCCACCGTGATTAATGCGGTAGCGATGCAAGAAGCTTTAGAGCATATCGGCTTAGACACAAGAGTGCAGAGCGCGATTGAAATCAAAGAGATTTGTGAAAGTTACATTTACAGAAAAGCGATTAGGCATTTAGAAAAGGGTAGGGTGGTGATTTTTGGCGCTGGCACGGGAAACCCGTTTTTCACTACGGATACGGCGGCCACTTTAAGAGCGATTGAAATTGGATCGGATTTAATCATTAAAGCGACTAAAGTGGATGGCATCTATGACAAAGACCCTAACAAATTCAAAGACGCTAAAAAATTGGACACTTTAAGCTATAACGATGCCTTGATAGGGGATATTGAAGTGATGGACGATACCGCTATTTCTTTAGCTAAAGACAATAAGCTCCCCATTGTGGTGTGTAACATGTTCAAAAAAGGGAATTTATTGCAAGTGATCAAGCACCAACAAGGCGTGTTTTCTATGGTAAAATAA
- the lolA gene encoding outer membrane lipoprotein chaperone LolA gives MKAFLKILMVLIFMSVAYAKNPSTLSKEEEVLQHLQSFSANFKQVLKNEKPLVYYGVLKAKAPNWALWVYEKPLKKEIYMNDKEVVIYEPNLFQATITPLKDKTDFFTILKRLKKQDDGSFKTTINKTTYRLIFKDGKPFSLDFKDGMNNLVTITFSQTEINPTIANETFVFKPKDENIDIVRQ, from the coding sequence ATGAAAGCTTTTTTAAAGATTTTAATGGTTTTGATTTTTATGAGCGTTGCTTACGCTAAAAATCCTTCAACGCTTTCTAAAGAAGAAGAGGTTTTGCAGCATTTGCAAAGTTTTAGCGCGAATTTCAAGCAGGTTTTAAAAAATGAAAAGCCTTTAGTTTATTACGGGGTTTTAAAGGCTAAAGCCCCCAATTGGGCTTTATGGGTTTATGAAAAGCCTTTAAAAAAAGAAATTTACATGAACGATAAAGAAGTGGTGATTTATGAGCCTAATTTGTTTCAAGCGACTATCACGCCCTTAAAAGACAAGACGGATTTTTTCACCATTCTCAAGCGCTTAAAAAAGCAAGATGACGGCTCTTTTAAAACGACTATCAACAAAACCACTTATCGTTTGATCTTCAAAGACGGCAAGCCTTTTTCATTGGATTTTAAAGATGGAATGAACAATCTTGTTACGATCACTTTTTCTCAAACAGAAATTAACCCCACCATTGCTAATGAAACCTTTGTTTTTAAGCCTAAAGATGAAAACATTGATATTGTGCGCCAATGA
- a CDS encoding DNA-directed RNA polymerase subunit omega, with translation MDRVQNKRISLKKERTESLVAQALKNIGNDRYMLDNLVFARVKQLNAGAKTLVNMDPKRHKLVDIAIREIAEGKIDIDRIDERN, from the coding sequence TTGGATAGAGTTCAAAATAAAAGGATCAGTTTGAAAAAAGAGAGAACAGAGAGTTTAGTCGCTCAAGCCTTAAAAAATATTGGGAACGACCGCTACATGCTAGATAATTTAGTTTTCGCTCGTGTGAAGCAATTAAACGCCGGAGCCAAAACTTTAGTGAATATGGACCCTAAGCGTCATAAGTTAGTGGATATTGCCATCAGAGAAATCGCTGAAGGGAAAATTGATATAGACAGGATAGATGAACGAAATTGA
- a CDS encoding IS701 family transposase, whose amino-acid sequence MLYALRKRFFKRLALIVSTFCAISLSAKSYLFSPLPPAHQQIIKTEPCSLECLKDLMLQNQIFSFVSQYDDNNQDESLKTYYKDILSKLNPVSIASQTPAKESYEPKIELAVLLPKKVVGRYAISVMNTLLAYLNTRNNDFNIQVFDSDEESPEKLEQTYKEIEKEKFPFVIALLTKEGVENLLQNTTISTPTYVPTVNRAQLENHADRSLSERLYFGGIDYKEQLGMLTAFISPNSPVIEYDDDGLIGERLRQITESLSIEVKHQENISYKQATSFSKNFRKNDAFFKNSTLILNTPTTKSGLILSQIGLLAYKPLKILSTQINFNPSLLLLTQPKDRKNLFIVNALQNSDETLIEYASLLESDLRHDWVNYSSAIGLEVFLNTLDPHFKKSFQESLEDNQVRYHNQIYQALGYSFEPIKNGSETKKE is encoded by the coding sequence ATGCTATACGCCTTAAGAAAAAGATTTTTCAAACGCCTTGCGCTGATTGTTTCCACTTTTTGTGCGATAAGTTTGAGCGCCAAAAGCTATCTGTTTTCCCCTTTGCCCCCAGCGCACCAGCAAATCATTAAGACAGAGCCTTGCTCTTTGGAATGCTTGAAAGACTTGATGCTGCAAAATCAAATCTTTTCTTTTGTGTCTCAATACGATGACAATAACCAAGATGAGAGCCTTAAAACTTATTACAAGGACATCTTAAGCAAACTCAACCCCGTATCCATCGCCTCTCAAACCCCAGCTAAAGAAAGCTATGAGCCTAAGATTGAATTAGCGGTTTTACTGCCTAAAAAGGTGGTGGGGCGTTATGCGATTTCGGTGATGAACACCCTTTTAGCGTATTTGAACACCAGAAACAACGATTTTAATATCCAAGTCTTTGACAGCGATGAAGAGAGTCCTGAAAAATTAGAGCAAACCTATAAAGAAATTGAAAAAGAAAAATTCCCTTTTGTGATAGCCTTATTGACTAAAGAGGGCGTGGAAAATTTGCTCCAAAACACCACCATTAGCACCCCTACTTATGTGCCTACGGTGAATAGAGCGCAATTAGAAAATCATGCCGATCGTTCTTTAAGCGAGCGCTTGTATTTTGGGGGGATTGACTATAAAGAGCAATTAGGCATGCTCACGGCTTTCATTAGCCCTAATTCGCCCGTGATTGAATACGATGATGATGGCCTAATAGGCGAACGCTTGAGGCAAATCACGGAGTCTTTAAGTATTGAAGTCAAACACCAAGAAAATATTTCTTACAAACAAGCCACCAGTTTTTCTAAAAATTTTAGAAAAAATGATGCGTTTTTTAAAAATTCTACCTTGATTTTAAACACCCCTACCACTAAAAGCGGTCTAATCCTTTCTCAAATAGGGCTTTTAGCATACAAACCCCTTAAAATCCTTTCCACACAAATCAATTTCAACCCCTCTTTACTCTTACTCACCCAGCCCAAAGACAGAAAAAATTTATTCATTGTCAATGCCTTGCAAAATAGCGATGAAACGCTTATAGAATACGCCTCCTTACTGGAGAGCGATTTAAGGCATGATTGGGTGAATTATTCCAGCGCGATAGGGTTAGAAGTGTTTTTAAACACGCTAGATCCGCATTTTAAAAAATCTTTTCAAGAGAGTTTAGAAGACAATCAAGTCCGTTACCACAATCAAATTTATCAGGCTTTAGGGTATTCTTTTGAGCCAATAAAAAATGGAAGCGAAACAAAAAAAGAATAA
- a CDS encoding RelA/SpoT family protein codes for MNEIDKSVDIGFLRILDVIKKVTTPKGGIEILRTLIDFTPKIENALNLATKSHKGQYRKSGEPYIVHPICVASLVAFCGGDEAMVCAALLHDVVEDTPCEIETIEREFGQDVANLVDALTKITEIRKEELGVSSQDPRMVVSALTFRKILISAIQDPRALVVKISDRLHNMLTLDALPHDKQVRISKETLAVYAPIASRLGMSSIKNELEDKSFYYIYPEEYKNIKEYLHKNKQSLLLKLNAFASKLEKKLFDSGFSHSDFKLVTRVKRPYSIYLKMQRKGAVNIDEILDLLAIRILLKNPIDCYKVLGIIHLNFKPIVSRFKDYIALPKENGYKTIHTTIFDESSVYEVQIRTFDMHMGAEYGNSAHWKYKAGGVDNEDHHEGMRWLQNFKYHDSDLKNDPKEFYELAKNDLYREDIVVFSPHGDTYTLPVGAIALDFAYMVHSDLGDKATDAYINSKKALLNQELRSGDVVKIIKGDKIIPRFIWMDQLKTSKAKNHLRIQRRNRLKEIDTKSMINILATFFGRSVFEDVDLKDYKNFEEKLTDCGVEITLTEAMKSFENLAKLTEEIENKVFSLKEDAILEYQEMSLWTRGLRYLGFKTNVLNFLTPNRQWQCKELEHFSVCSSNALEIKQVLLNDCCYPKYGDEIIAIVTDLKDPKAIAHHKFCKKAIAEVDAKAPMVYIEWHKRDRTIYKMMFYLGEKKSVLAGLLTFLNRNECNIVGVSYLGYKDKYSSHCEVSFEIATDKADWMRALINRKYQDRIVELSSLDDAYELQ; via the coding sequence ATGAACGAAATTGATAAATCCGTTGATATCGGATTCTTACGGATTTTGGATGTTATTAAAAAAGTTACGACCCCAAAGGGTGGCATTGAAATCTTAAGGACTTTAATTGATTTCACGCCCAAAATTGAAAACGCCCTAAATTTAGCGACCAAAAGCCATAAGGGGCAATACCGAAAAAGCGGCGAGCCTTATATTGTCCATCCTATTTGTGTGGCAAGCTTGGTAGCGTTTTGTGGGGGCGATGAGGCGATGGTGTGCGCTGCACTTTTGCATGATGTAGTAGAAGACACGCCTTGTGAGATTGAAACGATTGAGCGAGAATTTGGGCAAGATGTGGCTAATTTAGTGGATGCGCTCACTAAAATCACTGAAATCAGGAAAGAAGAGTTAGGCGTGAGCTCTCAAGATCCCAGAATGGTGGTTTCAGCGCTCACTTTTAGAAAGATTTTAATTAGCGCGATACAAGATCCAAGAGCCTTAGTGGTAAAAATTAGCGACAGGTTGCACAACATGCTCACCTTAGACGCCTTGCCTCATGACAAGCAAGTGCGTATTTCTAAAGAAACTCTAGCGGTGTATGCTCCCATAGCGAGCCGATTGGGCATGTCTTCAATCAAAAATGAATTAGAAGATAAGAGCTTTTATTATATTTATCCAGAAGAATATAAAAATATCAAGGAATATTTGCACAAAAACAAGCAGTCTTTGCTCTTAAAACTCAACGCTTTTGCGAGCAAGCTAGAAAAAAAACTTTTTGATAGCGGGTTTAGCCATTCGGATTTTAAACTCGTTACAAGGGTGAAACGCCCCTATTCTATCTATCTTAAGATGCAACGAAAGGGTGCGGTTAATATTGATGAAATTTTGGACTTGTTAGCCATTAGGATTTTATTGAAAAACCCGATTGATTGCTATAAAGTTTTAGGGATTATCCATTTGAATTTCAAACCCATTGTCTCTCGTTTTAAAGATTACATCGCTTTGCCCAAAGAAAATGGTTACAAGACGATACACACGACCATTTTTGATGAATCTTCTGTTTATGAAGTGCAGATCCGCACCTTTGATATGCATATGGGGGCGGAGTATGGTAATTCAGCCCACTGGAAGTATAAAGCTGGGGGCGTGGATAATGAAGATCATCATGAGGGCATGCGGTGGTTGCAAAATTTTAAATACCATGACAGCGATCTAAAAAACGACCCTAAGGAATTTTACGAACTCGCTAAGAACGATTTGTATCGTGAAGATATTGTCGTTTTTTCGCCTCATGGGGACACTTACACCTTACCGGTGGGAGCGATCGCTTTAGATTTCGCTTACATGGTGCATAGCGATTTGGGCGATAAAGCCACGGACGCTTATATCAATAGTAAAAAAGCCTTACTCAATCAAGAATTAAGAAGCGGAGATGTGGTTAAAATCATTAAAGGCGATAAAATAATACCTCGTTTCATTTGGATGGATCAGCTTAAAACTTCTAAGGCTAAAAACCATTTGCGCATCCAAAGAAGAAACCGCTTGAAAGAAATTGACACTAAGAGCATGATTAATATTTTAGCGACTTTTTTTGGGCGTTCTGTTTTTGAAGATGTGGATTTAAAAGATTATAAAAACTTTGAAGAAAAATTAACAGATTGCGGGGTGGAGATTACCTTAACAGAAGCGATGAAAAGCTTTGAGAATTTAGCCAAACTCACTGAAGAAATTGAAAATAAGGTGTTTTCTTTAAAAGAAGATGCGATTTTAGAATACCAAGAGATGAGTTTATGGACTCGAGGTTTAAGGTATTTGGGTTTTAAAACCAATGTTTTGAATTTTTTAACCCCAAACCGGCAGTGGCAGTGTAAGGAATTAGAACATTTCAGCGTTTGTTCAAGCAACGCTTTAGAAATCAAACAGGTGTTGTTGAATGATTGTTGTTATCCTAAATACGGCGATGAAATCATTGCGATTGTAACGGATTTGAAAGATCCAAAGGCGATTGCGCATCATAAATTTTGCAAAAAAGCGATAGCGGAAGTGGACGCTAAAGCGCCTATGGTTTATATAGAATGGCACAAGCGGGATCGAACGATTTATAAAATGATGTTTTATTTAGGCGAAAAAAAGTCGGTTTTAGCGGGTTTGTTAACTTTTTTAAACAGGAATGAATGCAATATTGTGGGCGTGTCTTACTTAGGCTATAAGGACAAATATTCTAGCCATTGCGAAGTGAGTTTTGAAATAGCCACGGATAAGGCGGATTGGATGAGGGCTTTAATCAATCGCAAATATCAGGATAGGATTGTAGAATTATCCAGTCTAGATGACGCTTATGAACTACAATAA